A stretch of Paenibacillus mucilaginosus 3016 DNA encodes these proteins:
- a CDS encoding ABC transporter ATP-binding protein: protein MKKLIEFKNVTKEYNIGEVPIKALNGVDFIINEGEFVVVLGASGAGKSTILNILGGMDTATSGKVTVGSQDLTGLNEKKLTAYRAEKVGFVFQFYNLIPNLNALENVKFAAEVCKNHLDAKEILTKIGLKNRMNNFPSQLSGGEQQRVAIARAVAKNPSLLLCDEPTGALDYVTGKSVLKLLQDLNRETKTCVVLVTHNAAIAPMADKIIRVKSGKIESVTVNELKQSVEGIEW from the coding sequence GTGAAAAAGTTAATCGAATTCAAGAACGTAACGAAAGAATACAACATAGGCGAAGTGCCGATCAAGGCCCTGAACGGCGTTGATTTTATCATCAACGAGGGCGAATTCGTCGTAGTTCTTGGTGCAAGCGGCGCCGGCAAAAGCACGATTCTGAATATACTTGGCGGCATGGATACGGCTACCTCGGGTAAAGTGACGGTCGGCAGTCAGGATCTTACCGGCTTGAACGAGAAGAAGCTTACGGCATATCGCGCTGAGAAGGTAGGCTTTGTCTTTCAATTCTATAACTTAATCCCCAATTTGAACGCTTTGGAGAACGTTAAATTCGCCGCTGAAGTCTGTAAAAACCATCTGGATGCCAAAGAGATATTAACTAAAATCGGGTTAAAGAACCGGATGAACAACTTCCCGTCCCAGCTCTCCGGAGGAGAACAGCAGCGAGTCGCCATAGCCCGTGCTGTTGCCAAAAACCCTTCGCTACTGCTCTGCGATGAGCCCACCGGCGCGTTGGATTATGTGACCGGCAAGTCCGTATTGAAGCTTCTTCAGGATTTGAACAGGGAAACGAAAACGTGTGTTGTGCTGGTCACGCATAACGCCGCCATTGCGCCGATGGCGGATAAAATCATTCGGGTGAAAAGCGGAAAAATCGAAAGCGTAACGGTCAATGAGCTCAAGCAAAGCGTCGAAGGGATAGAGTGGTGA
- a CDS encoding carbohydrate ABC transporter permease: MPAKPQDASGWALSAAAYVFIGMFSLLCFIPFWLVYIGSFTAEHQIVKGFQLLPTEFSLDSYRFLLQGSQVYRSAMVSIVVTVTGTVGAVLLTSMFAYVTAHPRVKYRNVLAFYIYFTMLFAPGLVGYYLLISNWLDLRDSIWALILPHLFSAFNAFLMTSYFRTLPFELNEAATVDGAHELYIFFRIIWPISMPVIATITLFYALSCWNDWFNALMFIDDPTKHPLQMMLRRIVSTSQNLDYLNANVNISPAAAGVQLSTVCITIGPIIFLYPFLQRYFIKGMTIGAVKG; this comes from the coding sequence ATGCCGGCCAAACCACAAGACGCATCCGGGTGGGCTCTGTCCGCCGCGGCCTATGTGTTCATCGGGATGTTTTCCCTGCTGTGCTTCATTCCCTTCTGGCTCGTGTATATCGGATCGTTCACCGCGGAGCACCAGATTGTGAAGGGATTCCAGCTGCTGCCGACCGAGTTCTCGCTGGACTCCTACCGCTTCCTGCTTCAGGGCAGCCAGGTGTACCGCAGCGCTATGGTCTCCATCGTCGTCACAGTGACGGGGACCGTGGGAGCGGTGCTCCTCACGTCCATGTTCGCCTATGTAACGGCCCATCCGAGGGTGAAGTACCGCAATGTGCTCGCCTTCTACATTTATTTCACGATGCTCTTCGCCCCAGGTCTGGTGGGTTATTATCTGCTGATCTCCAACTGGCTGGACCTGCGGGATTCGATCTGGGCGCTCATCCTGCCGCACCTGTTCTCGGCGTTCAACGCCTTCCTCATGACCTCTTACTTCCGTACGCTGCCTTTCGAGCTCAATGAAGCGGCGACCGTGGACGGAGCGCATGAGCTCTATATCTTTTTCCGGATCATCTGGCCGATCTCCATGCCCGTCATCGCCACGATCACGCTGTTCTATGCGCTGTCGTGCTGGAACGACTGGTTCAATGCGCTGATGTTCATCGACGATCCGACCAAGCATCCGCTGCAGATGATGCTGCGCAGAATCGTGTCCACTTCGCAGAACCTCGATTACCTGAATGCGAATGTGAACATCTCCCCGGCCGCCGCCGGCGTGCAGCTTTCGACGGTATGCATCACGATCGGCCCGATCATTTTCCTGTACCCGTTCCTGCAGCGCTACTTCATCAAGGGCATGACGATCGGCGCGGTCAAAGGGTAA
- a CDS encoding ABC transporter permease subunit gives MNTVYLNLLFIIAGTFFSLLIALMLNEIRLVWFKKAAQSLVILPHFISIIVVNLMVLNFFNGQDGMINRMLRDVGLETVDWFQTPSVWPLLLTVIFVWKGAGWGSIIYLATLTGFSEEYYESARIDGAKRWQQIWYITLPLLRPTIIVLTLLALGRIFYGDFGLIYGIIGDNSLLFKATDVIDTYTYRALRDVSNMNSYSNAAAVALFQSVMGFITILFFNGVVRRVDPDSKLF, from the coding sequence TTGAACACCGTATACCTCAACCTGCTGTTCATTATCGCGGGTACGTTCTTCTCGCTGCTGATCGCTCTGATGCTGAATGAAATCCGGCTGGTCTGGTTCAAGAAGGCCGCCCAGTCGCTGGTGATCCTTCCGCATTTTATCTCCATTATCGTCGTCAATCTGATGGTGCTGAACTTCTTCAACGGGCAGGACGGCATGATCAATAGGATGCTGCGTGATGTGGGACTGGAGACGGTCGACTGGTTCCAGACGCCGTCCGTATGGCCGCTGCTGTTAACGGTCATCTTCGTCTGGAAGGGGGCCGGGTGGGGCTCCATCATTTATCTGGCGACCCTCACCGGGTTCTCCGAGGAATATTACGAGAGCGCCCGCATCGACGGGGCCAAACGGTGGCAGCAGATCTGGTACATCACCCTGCCGCTGCTCCGGCCGACCATCATCGTGCTGACGCTGCTGGCGCTGGGGCGGATTTTCTACGGGGACTTCGGGCTGATCTACGGCATCATCGGGGACAATTCCCTGCTCTTCAAAGCGACGGATGTCATCGACACCTACACCTACCGGGCGCTGCGGGACGTCTCCAACATGAACAGCTACAGCAATGCGGCCGCCGTGGCCTTGTTCCAGTCGGTGATGGGCTTCATCACCATCCTGTTCTTCAACGGGGTTGTCCGCCGGGTCGACCCCGACTCGAAGCTGTTCTAG
- the sigK gene encoding RNA polymerase sporulation sigma factor SigK, whose translation MPGFFTAVALFIKELMLLVSYVKNNAFPQPLAEDDEEKHLKLMAQGNQHSRNLLIEHNLRLVAHIVKKFDNTGEDLEDLISIGTIGLIKAIESFSPDKGTKLATFAARCIENEILMHLRSLKKTRKDVSLHDPIGTDKEGNEITLIDILGSEHDDVVEKVQLKIEKSKIYKNLDILDEREREVVVGRFGLEAGGEERTQREIAKELGISRSYVSRIEKRALMKLYHEFYKAKR comes from the coding sequence GTGCCTGGATTCTTTACTGCCGTTGCCCTGTTCATCAAAGAGTTGATGCTGCTCGTCTCGTATGTCAAGAACAATGCTTTCCCCCAACCCCTGGCGGAGGATGACGAGGAGAAGCACCTGAAGCTCATGGCCCAGGGCAACCAGCATTCCCGCAACCTGCTTATCGAACACAACCTTCGGCTGGTCGCGCACATCGTGAAGAAATTCGACAACACCGGAGAGGACCTGGAGGATCTCATATCCATCGGCACCATCGGCCTGATCAAGGCGATCGAGTCGTTCTCGCCCGACAAGGGCACGAAGCTGGCGACCTTCGCCGCGCGGTGCATAGAGAACGAGATTCTGATGCATCTGCGGTCGCTGAAGAAGACGCGCAAGGACGTGTCGCTGCACGACCCGATCGGCACGGATAAGGAAGGCAACGAGATCACGCTGATCGATATCCTCGGCTCGGAGCACGACGACGTCGTGGAGAAGGTGCAGCTCAAGATCGAAAAGAGCAAGATCTACAAGAACCTCGATATCCTCGACGAGCGGGAGCGGGAAGTGGTCGTCGGCCGCTTCGGGCTCGAAGCCGGCGGGGAAGAGCGGACGCAGCGGGAGATCGCGAAGGAGCTCGGCATTTCGCGGAGCTATGTGTCGCGGATCGAGAAGCGGGCGCTGATGAAGCTGTATCATGAGTTTTATAAGGCGAAGCGGTGA
- a CDS encoding jacalin-like lectin produces the protein MMPWRKVLPIALAASVMLPLGMTGGPVKPAHAAAGSFDVLSYNIGGLPAILSSSADPEKYTPMIGAKLAPYEVVNVQEDFNYHASLYASDTHPYRTPTSGGAGIGSGLNTLSHYPLYDLKRVTWNKRHGLFDNGSDELTPKGFTYTQVKIADGAYIDVYNLHADANTDTLSNEARRDNLTQLAAYIEANSQGHAVLVLGDTNCRYTRSEDQLKSLFVDRLGMKDAWIEQIRGGSYPAMGSAALLGTPGSTSPDNEVVDKIFYRSGAAVSLQTNAYKVEDTYFTDSTGHQLSDHYAVSANFSFSTGGGLIYSDLVGGDGGTPFNFLASTSPAASQPASVTLRGASRLDAVSMSYANGTVLTSGGTGGNASSLILGSGEYFVSALLYQNTYNESSRVFYLELTTNQGRKVSAGTKSGTATTLTAPAGSYIAGFFGRSGDTIDKLGLVYKALPAK, from the coding sequence ATGATGCCTTGGCGAAAGGTGCTGCCCATCGCGCTGGCGGCGAGCGTTATGCTCCCTCTGGGAATGACTGGCGGCCCCGTGAAACCGGCCCATGCGGCTGCGGGCAGCTTCGATGTCCTGTCCTATAACATAGGCGGGCTGCCGGCCATCCTGTCCAGCAGTGCCGATCCGGAGAAGTATACCCCGATGATCGGCGCCAAGCTCGCTCCTTATGAGGTGGTGAACGTGCAGGAGGACTTCAATTATCACGCCTCGCTCTATGCGAGCGATACCCATCCCTACCGTACGCCTACCTCCGGCGGCGCCGGGATCGGCAGCGGCCTGAACACCTTGTCCCATTACCCGCTGTACGATCTGAAACGGGTTACCTGGAACAAGCGGCATGGGCTCTTCGATAACGGCTCGGACGAGCTGACCCCTAAAGGGTTCACCTATACGCAGGTCAAGATCGCCGACGGAGCTTATATCGACGTCTACAATCTTCATGCCGACGCGAACACCGATACGCTCTCGAATGAGGCCAGACGCGACAATCTGACCCAGCTGGCCGCCTACATCGAGGCGAATTCGCAGGGTCACGCCGTGCTTGTGCTCGGCGACACCAACTGCAGATACACCAGGTCGGAGGATCAGCTGAAGTCGCTGTTCGTCGACAGACTGGGCATGAAAGACGCCTGGATCGAGCAGATCCGGGGCGGCAGCTATCCGGCCATGGGCTCCGCAGCACTGCTGGGCACGCCGGGGTCGACCAGTCCGGACAACGAAGTGGTCGATAAAATTTTCTACCGAAGCGGCGCTGCCGTATCGCTGCAGACGAATGCCTACAAGGTGGAGGATACTTACTTTACCGACTCCACCGGGCACCAGCTGTCCGACCATTATGCCGTCAGCGCGAACTTCTCCTTCTCCACCGGCGGCGGCCTGATCTACAGCGACCTGGTGGGCGGAGACGGCGGAACCCCCTTCAACTTCCTGGCAAGCACCTCCCCGGCGGCCAGCCAACCGGCCTCGGTCACCTTAAGAGGCGCAAGCCGGCTGGACGCGGTGTCGATGTCCTATGCGAACGGAACGGTGCTGACAAGCGGCGGAACCGGCGGCAATGCGTCATCGCTTATCCTCGGCAGCGGGGAATATTTCGTCAGCGCGCTCCTGTACCAGAATACGTACAACGAAAGCAGCCGCGTGTTCTATCTGGAACTGACCACGAACCAAGGCCGCAAGGTCTCCGCCGGTACGAAGAGCGGCACCGCCACCACACTGACCGCCCCGGCAGGCAGCTATATCGCCGGCTTCTTCGGACGCTCAGGCGATACCATCGACAAGCTGGGTCTGGTCTATAAAGCTTTGCCTGCGAAGTGA
- a CDS encoding S-layer homology domain-containing protein, which produces MKTIKTVSTALSLTLLLQTIPAHFASAEAIPSIPLAEPAASVSSSVYLPPAPAWGHFVDSYKTNQAANNTTTSNAAIGMLSQFLELWTPGSSWDNGTKLNSSVLDANIQKVVDIAAKRTQAEADMAYYDDRRKQSYGVIDGLGSLTDVYRTNAGATTTINDIPADTTTKKYDDGGTDAGDPNSNFGRIVTLVKTLRGNYSSTNPAKNFYAYKRPFRWAGTSIIVPSLVPAISKTPETDGGYPSGHTNASYLSAFAMAYAVPERYQELLTRASEMGSSRIASGMHSPMDVMGGRIMATALSAAILADPDNAAVKQAAYDEAHAKLLTQTGTAEDRFSDYAKNKAQYTERLTYGFSQIGDTSKPMTVPKGAEVLLETRLPYLDGPQRREVLATTGLPSGYPVLDDPEGWGRLNLFAAADGYGAFHQDVTVTMDAYQGGFHAADRWRNDISGTGKLTKAGSGTLKLQGGNTYSGGTQILGGLLVGESPSAFGTGDVAVNEGSLAEQVSGSMTIGGNYTQAAGGTLELNVGGAQDLLEIKGAAQLNGKLRLNFTDAYVPGGVMTILTHAKDQRTGQFASVETAGLPSQYKANVSYLSDRIQVAVENTSSSSGSDNSSSSPSAPAADPKPAEGTKPADGALPAEGDRHKMSVSVPAAVDENGRAAAELQASQLSDLLSKVNSQTGEGMVAELKAEPAKQAKSVELTLSKEAIGKLADSKAKEVAITTSFGTVTLRKDVLERLENTAGDAIRIGMAPADTAKFADEAKSLIGTRPALQVTLLSGTSSIKSFGGSRIGIQIPYQAAQGEDTNALGVSEIDANGKPHLLPQSAFSPRDGQASFLTDHLGTYAVSYNKVSFNDTSAHWADSYVTYLAARGIASGSGDSTFAPDASITRAEFVKLLAGIAHADGSGFTASAFTDVQAGDWHMPYVAWAAQQKLVEGDADGQFRPDARISREELCVMLNRFAGLTGYSLPSAAGDAGFADQHLISSWAADAVSALYQAGFIAGKDNRQFDPQGPTTRAEAAKLLAVFLQGMVEQR; this is translated from the coding sequence ATGAAAACCATAAAAACCGTATCCACCGCGTTAAGCCTGACCCTGCTGCTCCAAACGATTCCAGCGCATTTCGCCAGCGCGGAGGCCATCCCGTCCATCCCCTTGGCAGAACCGGCAGCCTCCGTATCCTCATCTGTGTATCTTCCTCCCGCGCCGGCCTGGGGACATTTCGTCGATTCCTACAAAACGAATCAGGCGGCGAACAATACAACGACCTCCAATGCGGCCATCGGGATGCTGTCCCAGTTCCTCGAGCTTTGGACACCGGGAAGCTCCTGGGATAACGGCACCAAGCTGAACAGCAGCGTGCTCGACGCCAACATTCAGAAGGTGGTTGACATTGCCGCCAAGCGGACCCAGGCCGAAGCCGATATGGCTTATTACGACGACCGCAGAAAGCAAAGCTACGGCGTCATCGACGGCCTCGGCTCGCTCACCGACGTATACCGCACGAACGCGGGCGCCACCACAACGATCAACGACATCCCCGCCGACACCACCACGAAAAAGTACGATGACGGCGGAACCGATGCCGGTGACCCGAACTCGAATTTCGGCCGGATCGTAACGCTGGTCAAGACCCTGCGCGGCAACTACTCGTCCACGAACCCGGCCAAAAACTTTTATGCCTATAAGCGCCCGTTCCGCTGGGCCGGCACGTCGATCATCGTGCCTTCGCTGGTGCCTGCCATCAGCAAGACACCGGAAACCGACGGCGGCTATCCGAGCGGACACACCAACGCCTCGTATCTGAGCGCATTCGCGATGGCCTATGCCGTGCCCGAGCGGTACCAGGAGCTGCTGACGCGGGCATCGGAGATGGGCAGCAGCCGGATTGCATCCGGGATGCACTCCCCGATGGATGTCATGGGCGGAAGGATCATGGCGACGGCACTGTCGGCTGCGATCCTGGCCGACCCCGACAATGCCGCGGTGAAGCAGGCCGCTTATGACGAAGCGCACGCCAAGCTGCTCACGCAAACAGGTACGGCGGAAGACCGCTTCAGCGATTATGCGAAGAATAAGGCGCAGTATACCGAGCGGTTGACCTACGGCTTCAGCCAGATCGGCGACACCTCCAAGCCCATGACCGTACCGAAGGGCGCCGAGGTGCTGCTGGAGACCCGTCTGCCTTACCTGGATGGCCCGCAGCGCCGCGAGGTACTGGCCACGACTGGCCTGCCTTCCGGTTACCCGGTGCTGGATGACCCCGAGGGCTGGGGACGGCTCAACCTCTTTGCGGCTGCGGACGGATACGGCGCCTTCCACCAGGATGTCACCGTAACCATGGACGCCTACCAAGGCGGCTTCCATGCGGCCGACCGCTGGCGCAACGATATTTCCGGTACGGGTAAGCTGACCAAGGCAGGCTCGGGTACGCTCAAGCTGCAGGGCGGCAACACGTACTCCGGCGGCACGCAGATCCTCGGCGGCCTGCTCGTGGGCGAATCCCCGTCCGCCTTCGGAACCGGCGACGTTGCCGTTAACGAAGGAAGCTTGGCGGAACAGGTTTCCGGCAGCATGACCATCGGCGGGAATTATACGCAGGCTGCAGGCGGTACGCTCGAGCTGAACGTCGGCGGCGCCCAGGATCTGCTGGAAATTAAAGGTGCGGCCCAGCTGAACGGCAAGCTGCGTCTGAATTTTACGGATGCCTATGTGCCTGGCGGCGTTATGACCATCCTGACCCATGCCAAGGATCAGCGGACAGGACAGTTCGCCTCCGTAGAGACGGCAGGCCTGCCGAGCCAGTATAAAGCGAATGTCAGCTATCTGTCCGACCGGATCCAGGTAGCGGTTGAGAATACATCGTCGTCCTCCGGCTCGGACAACTCTTCCTCCTCCCCTTCTGCTCCGGCTGCGGATCCAAAGCCAGCCGAAGGTACAAAGCCGGCTGACGGTGCTTTGCCGGCCGAGGGCGACCGGCATAAGATGAGCGTATCTGTCCCAGCTGCTGTGGACGAGAACGGAAGAGCAGCGGCCGAACTGCAGGCTTCCCAGCTGAGCGATCTGCTGAGCAAAGTCAATTCCCAGACCGGAGAAGGCATGGTCGCGGAACTGAAAGCCGAACCTGCCAAGCAGGCGAAATCGGTAGAGCTTACCCTTTCCAAAGAAGCAATCGGCAAGCTGGCCGACAGCAAAGCGAAGGAAGTCGCCATCACAACTTCGTTCGGAACTGTCACGCTCCGCAAAGACGTGCTGGAGCGTTTGGAGAACACGGCGGGAGATGCGATCCGGATCGGGATGGCTCCAGCGGACACCGCTAAGTTTGCTGACGAAGCCAAGAGTCTGATCGGCACAAGACCTGCGCTGCAGGTGACCCTTCTCTCCGGAACCTCCAGCATCAAGAGCTTCGGCGGAAGCCGCATCGGCATCCAGATCCCTTATCAAGCGGCGCAAGGGGAAGATACGAATGCGCTTGGGGTCAGCGAGATCGATGCGAACGGCAAGCCGCACCTTCTCCCGCAATCGGCCTTCAGCCCGCGTGATGGACAGGCGTCCTTCCTGACCGATCATCTCGGCACCTATGCCGTAAGCTATAACAAAGTCAGCTTCAACGACACATCCGCACATTGGGCGGACAGCTATGTGACCTACCTGGCTGCGCGCGGCATCGCCTCCGGTTCCGGCGACAGCACCTTCGCTCCCGATGCGAGCATCACGCGGGCCGAATTCGTCAAGCTGCTGGCAGGGATCGCCCATGCCGATGGTTCCGGCTTCACGGCTTCGGCATTCACGGACGTCCAGGCGGGCGACTGGCACATGCCATACGTGGCGTGGGCTGCCCAGCAGAAGCTTGTCGAAGGAGACGCGGATGGACAGTTCCGGCCCGATGCCCGAATCAGCCGCGAGGAACTGTGCGTCATGCTGAACCGGTTCGCCGGTCTGACCGGTTACTCCCTGCCGTCTGCTGCAGGTGACGCCGGTTTTGCCGACCAGCACCTGATCAGCTCTTGGGCGGCCGATGCGGTCAGCGCCTTGTACCAAGCGGGCTTCATTGCCGGCAAAGACAACCGGCAGTTTGACCCGCAGGGCCCTACCACGAGAGCGGAAGCCGCGAAGCTGCTCGCGGTATTCCTTCAAGGCATGGTGGAGCAAAGATAA
- a CDS encoding ABC transporter permease: MNLFKKLLRDIKQSIGQFLALVLVVTVGAFFYTGLVTLSNNLSAYTKDYFQAHHLSDLNVYYEHISKQDTAALGNIEGINKVEGRYTFTATQSFDDTKATLKIHSIPAGNIMNTPAIIEGSIPSGKDQLLLDSHYAREHQYKVGDQIKVSVNDKDVAFIISGLGENVEYAKKNETQDHKTSGFAYMAEAGVPRIAGSLYYNEVLIDAAEGVDVDQLGQTIEAQSKKLSYVSQISKERTFSYSQLQQTIHNNQLMSRVIPLVLFIIEAIILFLTMSRIIDSQRNQVGIMKALGVKNSSIMLHYMGFPVLVGIIGSILGCVAAASLFIPLIEASNAKAYSLPNIAFSLSSFSVILPILFSSAFGMLSCYLSGIGILRERAAQAMRPKPPKKMKKLLIEQFPGIWRRLSYSHKLILRNIFLHKQKALASSVGVVVSTVLLITAFGTQTSLQRVADQIEEVNTYDLKVEYTREAELQKLRLPAGIESSYHQSALPVEFIKGDHHENATLIVTEKDNDLIHFFDENDNPTALEDSGVLVPKSYAGHYQVAVGDAIRIRFTDPSFANKTVDMKVAQISNQYSNSSFYCTIAYLKSFGIDYQPTSLLVKAGSAADLTSVRQFFEQDKQVDTIHDKNDLKESAQYILKQNRFIFVLFIISAVILSFGAIYTISSINIYERNRELATLKVLGYPKSKINRLIFVENMILTTFAVIAALPISGWMYSIIVEALSSTHQQIPDQLSLLVILVSVILAFLLTTLSNLLLRRKVSRIHMIESLKSIE; encoded by the coding sequence ATGAACTTATTCAAGAAATTGCTACGGGATATCAAGCAATCGATCGGCCAATTTCTTGCCTTAGTGCTGGTTGTCACCGTAGGCGCTTTTTTCTACACGGGGCTGGTTACGCTAAGCAATAATTTGAGCGCTTACACGAAGGACTACTTTCAAGCGCATCATTTAAGCGACTTGAACGTCTACTACGAGCACATTTCCAAGCAGGACACGGCGGCGCTTGGCAACATCGAAGGGATCAACAAAGTTGAAGGACGCTACACCTTCACTGCGACTCAATCCTTTGACGACACGAAAGCGACCTTAAAGATCCATTCGATCCCTGCGGGCAATATCATGAATACGCCTGCGATCATAGAGGGCAGCATTCCGTCCGGCAAGGATCAGCTCTTGCTGGATTCCCATTACGCCAGGGAACATCAGTACAAAGTCGGGGATCAAATCAAGGTAAGTGTCAATGACAAGGATGTGGCGTTCATCATCAGCGGCTTGGGCGAGAATGTGGAATATGCCAAAAAGAACGAAACCCAAGACCATAAAACGTCTGGATTCGCCTATATGGCTGAAGCGGGAGTTCCCCGAATCGCAGGAAGTCTTTACTATAATGAAGTTTTGATCGATGCGGCAGAAGGGGTCGATGTAGACCAGTTAGGTCAAACCATTGAAGCGCAATCCAAGAAACTTTCCTATGTAAGCCAAATAAGCAAGGAGCGGACATTCAGTTATTCGCAGCTCCAGCAAACCATCCATAACAATCAATTGATGAGCAGGGTTATTCCGTTGGTTCTCTTTATCATCGAAGCGATCATTCTCTTCCTTACCATGTCCCGGATCATCGATTCGCAAAGGAACCAAGTTGGCATTATGAAGGCACTGGGAGTGAAGAACAGCAGCATCATGCTCCATTACATGGGATTCCCGGTGCTTGTCGGCATCATAGGCTCCATTCTTGGCTGCGTCGCTGCGGCCAGCCTATTCATTCCATTGATTGAGGCGTCGAATGCCAAAGCCTACTCGCTGCCGAACATCGCCTTCTCCCTATCCTCCTTCTCGGTCATTCTGCCCATCCTGTTCTCGAGCGCATTCGGCATGCTGTCTTGTTACTTGAGCGGCATAGGCATTCTGCGTGAACGCGCAGCGCAGGCAATGCGGCCTAAACCTCCGAAGAAGATGAAGAAGCTGCTCATCGAACAGTTTCCGGGGATCTGGAGACGCCTTTCCTACAGCCACAAGCTCATTTTGAGAAACATCTTTCTTCATAAGCAAAAGGCGTTAGCAAGCTCCGTCGGCGTTGTGGTGAGCACCGTGTTATTGATCACTGCTTTCGGGACGCAGACGTCTTTACAAAGGGTGGCCGACCAGATCGAGGAGGTGAATACCTATGATCTGAAGGTAGAATATACGAGGGAAGCAGAGCTGCAGAAGCTCCGGCTGCCCGCCGGGATTGAAAGCAGTTATCATCAATCGGCCCTTCCCGTGGAATTCATCAAAGGCGATCATCATGAGAACGCCACGTTGATCGTTACGGAGAAGGATAATGATCTCATTCACTTTTTCGACGAGAACGACAATCCGACGGCGCTTGAGGACAGCGGCGTGCTGGTACCCAAATCGTATGCGGGCCACTATCAGGTTGCGGTAGGGGATGCGATCCGCATCAGATTCACCGATCCGTCGTTTGCGAATAAAACGGTTGATATGAAGGTTGCGCAAATATCCAACCAGTATTCGAATTCCTCGTTCTATTGCACGATAGCGTATCTTAAGAGCTTTGGCATCGACTACCAACCAACCTCGCTTCTAGTGAAAGCCGGCAGCGCCGCAGACCTTACTTCCGTCCGCCAGTTCTTCGAACAAGATAAGCAGGTAGATACCATCCATGACAAGAATGATTTGAAAGAATCCGCACAATATATTCTGAAGCAAAATCGTTTTATCTTTGTCCTGTTTATCATCAGTGCCGTCATTCTTTCGTTTGGTGCCATCTACACGATATCCTCCATCAATATTTATGAAAGGAATCGCGAGCTTGCCACTCTTAAGGTATTGGGTTATCCCAAAAGCAAAATAAACCGGCTTATCTTCGTTGAGAACATGATCCTCACCACCTTTGCGGTCATTGCAGCACTGCCGATCAGCGGCTGGATGTATTCCATCATTGTTGAGGCGCTGTCGAGTACCCATCAGCAAATCCCGGATCAACTCAGTCTGTTGGTTATCCTGGTATCCGTCATTCTTGCCTTCTTGCTCACCACTCTCTCTAACTTGCTGCTGCGGAGAAAGGTGTCCCGAATCCATATGATTGAATCGTTAAAAAGTATAGAGTAA